In Ischnura elegans chromosome 3, ioIscEleg1.1, whole genome shotgun sequence, the sequence AAAATGTAGAATGCACAGAAGGCAATACTTTAACACCCTCATTCTAGCATTAGAAAATAGTGGATCAAACCAAACCTCCTCCATGGACGACagcaaatttcatcatttttcttcattttgcagTTGTTGCCATTTTGCCAAATGAGAAGTTGGAGAAAAAAAACTAGGTGAGTCAACAGTATTCATGGTAAACTATGTGCTTCAATTAGAAGTTAAGTGTGACCCACCAGTGGGTCCAACTCCCTGACGACACTTCAAAATGGAGTTCTACAATTTCAGTTGAAAAATGGGATTGGTGTCATCTGCGTGCCTCTATCTGACAATGACCTCAGTCTAACACTCAGGTTGCCAAAACCCACAACTTTGCAGTGCCACGTCTCAGCAGTGGGTCTTGAGCACTGCCTCAAAATGAAGGGCCTATTGCATATTCCCTAGCTGCAGTGGGCCCAAACAGTGGTAACCTCAAGTTCCTACACTTCCAGCTTCCATTGGTGGAAGACCCCCAAATGTGGCACCTGATCTAGGCAGTGGCTAGaagatgcagtggcgcagcgaggggggaggttttgggggataaaaccccccccagagctcagagaaatttttaagtttaatctattttacttaattggattgatattacaaatagaatagtgtaaggattaataaaatattcctcagaaagccgtaaaactcaccgttttgaaccattaatctaaaaattccacaatttattaatctcgcacctatcgcttatcctgatgggtattccatacccacatacaccccggtattagttgcacctgaaccccccccccccagccataatgcctagctgcgcccctgagatGATTAGCCTACCCGTGACCCAGCCGAGGGTCCCAATGCAGTCTGAACCCATGAAAGGAGATTCAACCATGCAACAAACATGTTTACTATTATgcagtggtactgaggatattaaaCCAGCTAAAGGAGATGAGGGAAAACAATCACctagatcaggggttcccaaactggggggtgCGCCCCCCTGGGAGGatgtggagaaagtccagggggggcgtgacacccaaatgatataaataaaaaaattacaaaaattttatcaataaatttttgaagatttctccatttttttcgaaacttgaaaacataaaaataaacaacagcAATTGATAGTGCAATAGGAGTGTGATACTTACCTCGATAGATCATATTCATTGTAAGATAaaaagatctttttattttcaatacatcTGCTTACAAAAATGAAGCAtcttcaccttccttaaattgaaaatgtatctgtgttacaatgttaaattttgtatcagtaattaattatattcgtttttcatgtaatacttgttttaattttcatcatgcctacaattattgaatctttccagtctgcgttaccgcattcatcagtgaacaaaaaaatctacctactcaccgaaTCAAGTAGGCatatacttgtacgagtacaagtaggagttggtgaTTTATTGTTTCATCCCAAATACACTAATTACAGCTACCTCATACAATTTGAGTCACATCACCATATTTGTACCCACACTTTGAAATGAGGCCCTGCTCCCAGGTGGTGACTCCACCAGCACAGCAAACAATTTCACCTCGTTAGTTCCACCGCCACTTTCAAATAATCTCGTACACTAAAATAACTAGAATATGTATTCTTATTCCACGGATTCTCAAAATGCGTTCGGCAAAGTTGACTGGGTAAAGCTATGGGGCATTATCATGAAAACAATGTAGATTGGAGGAACAGGTAAATCAATTTCGGTCTGAATAAGGCTCAGATTGCACAAGTAAGGGTAGCCGAAAGAAAATCAATTCAGGGAAGTATAGGCCACTCTTGCTACTTAACATTCAAGCAGAGGAGATGGAAAAGGATGGGTGGAAAAGAATAAAGGTTGGAGTTGAAGTATTTATTTAGATTGAGGGAGATTAATGCTTACATCTGTGAAGTTCACAGATAATAACGTTTTGATTAACCAGACAGCAAGAGGCTTGCAGGCAAAATTGGATACACGAAGTAAAAAATGCAAGATAAACAGCGTGAAAACATATCAAAATAAAACAAGAGCATTTGATGTTAACTTGTAACACTTCAAAAGCAAGGAATTCGAATCTAAACATAAAAATAGGTGGGCACATACATATTTAGGCAGAACATTAGTAGAAACAGGACAAATCACAGAGGGCATCAGGTAGAAAATTGCACTGGCAAAGGAAGCATTTATGAATGGGGAATTTCCGGGATCCTTCAGTACTGAGGAGGCATTATGGTCACCATGGGCCATGGTGACCAAATAGGTAGAGGGCTTAGCATTTGATGCAAGtgttccaggttcaaatcctgggtgaaggcTTCAGATAACCCAAAACTAAAATCATTCAAGCACCAGGTGGCACAGGAAAAGATTCATGATTCCTCCTTTCCCGGATATTTTCTAGTATTTTCTAAATACTACTAGTCATTAAGTCACAACATACCTAAATTACAATAACCGTCAATATCTGTCCCTGGGTAGCCTTTGCAGGCCTTCAGCTGCTTCCTTaatgttttcttatttatttattatcattgccccgaaaacagctcatttaagtcCTTTTACATCagaggaaataacatgaaacaacgactAGCACACACatccattccctgggtaggggctacctacccaggcgggactcaaacccgcaaccttcggtttggcaggcgaggacttaaccccttcgccaccgaggccggccggttTTTCAAGTCATGAGAAGTATAAATGTGGGAAGCATCCAATCACCAAGTCATGCCATCTTCAGAAGTTTCTTTTCAACCCAAGTGAATTATCTTACCCAAGGATAGGCCAATATCACCTCAGAGTGCCATTCCATTTTGTCCACGAATGCTTATTAGAAGAGTATGCTTGTTCATCTTGAATACATTACTGCTATACCAACAAGTTTACCAACCATCTACCACCAGAATGATGCACTTTGGGGTTTTATGCATGGCCACAAGGGAGAGCACACAAGAGTTGTACAATAAAGCAATCATGCATAATATTAAAGAAAGCCCAGTGGAATGCTGAagattgtaaaattttcaaccaaaatcCCAGGCaagtaatgataatttttttaatgagcttAAGAAGAATACCCAAATGCGAGGGTTCAaatggagaattttttctcagtgggACTTTCTTACTTTAAAGGTGACTTTAAGAGGGTTTACTGACAGCCAGGCCAACAATGTTTCCAAGTTTTTCATAGGTATACGATCTGGATTGAAAGATGGTAAGGAATAGTTCTTAGTAACCAAGAATGAAGATTCAATCATGGATACATATAAATAATgtacaaccatagagtaagtatatactctatgttgtaccatagagtaagtaagtacttactctatggtacaacTAACTCAGGTAGAATAAAAAGCAGTATGTACTTCAAATTAAGGTCATTCATAAGTAAATTACAATTGATTGTATTTAGCTAGGgaaataagtgaaatttttatcaattaagtTCAACATTATCTATAAAGGGCTCAATGATAAATGCAATGATTGTGAAACAAGAAATATTTAAGGTACAATCACAtgaatgatattaaattttaatcaaagacgttttgaacaaaaataataatgagtcTTTCTACTATTTCATGGAGAATACCCAAATTCAGAGCTTCAAAAATAGGGAAGGCTAGATATTGGATTACATGTATGTATGAATGTATTTCTTTGGGTCATAAATGGTTAATgtaaagaaaatagaaaacaaaattacaCTTAGTACCAAAAGAACATTACATTATGTTAGTAAGTAAGTTCAAACAAATGAATGATAACCACAACCAAAAAGTACAGTCCTCTAAAGATATAATTAATCAGTTAAAACAAAGAGCTACTTAAAAACACCATTTATTCATACATGATAATgagttataataatttatttggcaaACAGTTACATtgccataaatataaatatatacacattTATCACCACATAAATCTCTGAGCTTCACTGGAGTCATCCCAGTAAAATGTTCGAGTGAGGAATAAGTGAATAGTAAATGCATTACAACACAAGAATATAATGAACTCGAGCACTAGCTGCCATCGAGCTTCCACTTTCATATTCAGCCTGACAAGCAAGAATGgtaaaatgaaatatcgaaaCTCTAAAAGCTTTTGGAAAACTAAACTCAGAATAAAACAAGTATAGAATGCAATTTGGAAGCTATGCTTCTGGTGCTGCAGAAAACTATAAAGGCAGAAAAATCCAAATATGTGCAAAGGAACCAAAACATACGGTATGGTCCAATGTTTGTTATAATATCTCCACAAGTAAAAAGTGTAATGGCGGTTGTCAGCCAACAAATAAGGATGGACATGGGTGTTAAAAGCAACAATACCCATGAAAATCATAGCAAAGCTAAAAATTAGGAATGGATTCCGAAGagtgaattttaaaaacttcttcaCTAAGAGAACAGCGtatggaaaacaaaagaataacatacacattgaaaaataaaatagctgCGGTAAGTTAACAACAGCTTGATGTGCAGAGCGATCACCCACTACAATCCCCTTGTTCACCCACAGAAATGCCAAAAATGCCATGCCAGTCAGGATATAACCAGCCTCTTTCCAAATTAGGTCTTTCACCAAAGCTGTGCGCTTTTTGGGTTCTCTCAGAAGACTAGAGAAGAAAAACTGCAAAGAAAAGAGTGATAACAAGCTAAGACCAAAAGTGACTGCTTGGCACCTCCACGAGACAGGttcaatgacattaaaaaaaaacacagccgAGTTCTAATTCGACTCTAATCATCACATTTTTGCCCACACCGGGAAAATAAAGAGAGGATGCATTAGAAGGATGCACATGCAAACCAAAGGCAATTAGATTGAAAGATTAGGTACAAGGAAATGAACAGAAGATAAGATAATCCTTGCTATCAAAGGTGgcttaaagagaagaaaaattgaaaccaTGCCACTGTGATTAAATGTTGACAATGGAAGGGCATGGGCTGCTAAAGCATATGTAATCCTGTTGGATGTGTGATACAGAGAAAGAGTGCAGAGGTTCACTGTGCAAGAGAAGTGCTGTCAATAGCACATCACCAATCAAGAGGTAGCCATGGTAACTGACAATGTATCTTGGCCTAACATGCTTATCTTCCCTATTTCCCTTCTTTAGCTACCCTCGTAAGTTAAATGGCACAGCTGGACCCTTCACCTATTCAAACGCTGATTGAGATATATCAGCATCCCACAGGAGCATTGTCCAACCAGTTCCTGAATAATTAGCattttatgttgagaaataaaatttcctaaataTTCCAAACCAAAAATTGACATCATCATGCATTCTCTCCCATTCTACATAAAGTGGTACTTTGCCTGGCAAGCCACCACTTCCAATCCATTGTGCAACCTAAAGCAGACAGTTACCTACTAAAGCCATGTAATAAATGAAAAGCTATAATGGAAGCAAAGAAAAAGGACGGGTACAGCAATCAACAATAATTAAGCAAGACAACTAAACAAGTACTGCCTAAACAATTACCTCTCCACCTATGATTTTTTGGAACTGGTCACACATTTGTTTTGATTCGGAAAGTTGTGGTATGTATAAGCTCTTTCAGAAACATGTTACTAAGCCAGCAGTTATTTCATTAACTCCAGAAATAATCATGCAAGAGTCAAACTTATGAATAGTGATGGGTCAGTTCTGTTCTTTGGTTCTCAGTTCGACTCATTTTTGAGCTTAGAACTAGAATTGGAACTGAAGCCAAAAAGAATCTGCACTGAAATACCTAGCACTAAaccttatcaaaaaaattttttgcctaattttcatAATATTGATACTAAAAATAGAGAGTTATCTTATAGATTAAATCAGTTACAAGATAACAACCTGTTACATTAAGtggttaaaaaatatcaaaatgaaaattaagcaatgaaaatgatACACTTGATAAAGAAATAAAGCCAAGACCTGGGACCTTGGTTCTTCTAAGAACAAATACCAGATTCCTAATTCTACATAAAAATGAACTGACACATCTTTCTTTATAATACAGTTAACCCTTGGACTACAGGAACATTTTTTTGCTTTGCACAGTGACAGTGGGAAAAAACATTTGACCAGTGCTCAATTACCTGCAGCAGTTTcgcaaaattttcattgctaccccaatatattttgcacttgggcactttccctcacgaTTGGATCGCTAAGGGGTTTGACTCTCCCATGCTCCCAGCTCTCACGGCAGGGCGTGCCTCCAGGGATTtcctatcgtactgcccacttTGTATTTTTCCTTCCTGCT encodes:
- the LOC124156140 gene encoding putative Dol-P-Glc:Glc(2)Man(9)GlcNAc(2)-PP-Dol alpha-1,2-glucosyltransferase isoform X1, with protein sequence MFEKEGSDEKLNFDIKSVNHAVGLVVLFSVCTFIVFNVIYNVQETPYLDEVFHIPQAIRYCNGSFDEWDPKITTLPGLYIFSAGLLKPYGWVINRYLCTVYRLRGINLLCSIANLILFIGIRHKAVGSEGKFTFQVLWAPLNLALFPVLYFFTFLYYTDQISTLMVMIMYRLYLARKFNWSAFIGILSVMCRQTNIIWVAFCALEVGLETLETHLLKLKKQRDSRNFLENLRFFFSSLLREPKKRTALVKDLIWKEAGYILTGMAFLAFLWVNKGIVVGDRSAHQAVVNLPQLFYFSMCMLFFCFPYAVLLVKKFLKFTLRNPFLIFSFAMIFMGIVAFNTHVHPYLLADNRHYTFYLWRYYNKHWTIPYVLVPLHIFGFFCLYSFLQHQKHSFQIAFYTCFILSLVFQKLLEFRYFILPFLLVRLNMKVEARWQLVLEFIIFLCCNAFTIHLFLTRTFYWDDSSEAQRFMW